Proteins from a genomic interval of Indicator indicator isolate 239-I01 chromosome 1, UM_Iind_1.1, whole genome shotgun sequence:
- the IFNAR2 gene encoding LOW QUALITY PROTEIN: interferon alpha/beta receptor 2 (The sequence of the model RefSeq protein was modified relative to this genomic sequence to represent the inferred CDS: deleted 1 base in 1 codon): MTACTARIKGTEAKCLFFSQWVIIPNHVETLMDGPMHFYQLVYISILSTACCSLAERFLRGPPDNLQMESFNFQHILSWQAKSDPAVPTYYRVLYTDYSNWKTAKQCSNITQLSCNLTDDFKNIYTEYSAMVQSFIGPEVFNSSLLRFVPHTDTFLGPAEVNISSCRNCINVTIKLPTSHFRENEKLLSLIDIYEDLDYVITLKTLNQEHKRTQEKTTEEMFSTVIEELYPNQNYCVSVTVTASLNKHSIPSAWKCGIAESVAQQDYHTVTIAAVVCFLLILAVSLKCMHTAGFILLNKLLPRTLVCTRTLAYSTWTLESEDIASVEIIYKEVKKKANESNSSVRDEDDSDDSDSDARSNHDYTRRDIISRVPHSPDAPNVFVQYSTNRTCDDSSSQASENPDTDSEDFEEHEMDIEEDKDTSSGLLNSFSDVDSNYTFKRSNSACFTINLKTVLLGTSEEKVDGSAALLSSEEDAADWQCTHGFEEKLDDTESAQKPHCRNSSREWQNSTGSSDESESSDSDMNQKTEYIRR; encoded by the exons ATGACAGCATGTACAGCAAGGATCAAAG GCACAGaagcaaaatgtttgtttttcagtcagTGGGTTATAATTCCTAATCAC GTAGAAACATTGATGGACGGACCAATGCATTTTTATCAACTTG TGTACATCAGTATTCTGTCTACAGCTTGCTGCAGCTTGGCTG agAGATTTCTAAGAGGCCCACCTGACAACCTACAAATGGAATCTTTCAACTTCCAGCACATTTTGTCCTGGCAGGCAAAAAGTGATCCAGCTGTGCCAACGTACTATCGTGTACTCTACACTGACTACAG TAACTGGAAGACGGCTAAACAATGTTCAAATATTACACAACTGTCCTGTAATCTCAcagatgattttaaaaatatttacactgAGTATTCAGCAATGGTTCAGAGCTTCATAGGACCTGAAGTATTCAATTCTTCTTTACTTCGTTTTGTGCCACATACTGACA cATTCCTGGGACCAGCAGAAGTTAATATCAGTTCCTGTCGAAACTGCATAAATGTCACAATAAAGCTGCCAACCTCTCActtcagagaaaatgaaaaactaCTGTCTTTAATTGATATATATGAAGATCTTGATTATGTGATAACACTGAAAACCCTTAATCAAGAGCATAAG AGAACACAGGAGAAAACCACTGAAGAAATGTTTAGTACTGTCATTGAAGAATTGTATCCAAATCAAAATTACTGTGTATCTGTTACAGTCACTGCATCTCTAAACAAACATTCCATCCCATCAGCCTGGAAATGTGGCATTGCTGAGTCTGTAGCTCAACAAG ATTATCACACAGTTACTATCGCAGCTGTTGTCTGTTTTTTATTGATCTTAGCTGTTTCCCTGAAGTGTATGCACACAGCAGGTTTTATTCTTCTTAACAAATTGCTTCCACGTACCTTG GTATGCACCAGGACATTAGCCTATTCAACTTGGACACTGGAATCTGAAGACATAGCCTCTGTAGAGATCATTTAcaaagaggttaaaaaaaaagcaaatgaatCCAACAGTAGTGTCAGAGATGAGGATGACAGTGATGACAGTGACAGTGATGCCAGAAGTAATCATGACTATACAAGACGTGATATCATAAGCAGAGTACCTCATTCCCCTGATGCACCAAATGTGTTTGTGCAGTACTCTACAAACCGTACATGTgatgacagcagcagccaggcaagtGAAAATCCAGATACTGACTCAGAAGACTTTGAAGAGCATGAGATGGACATTGAAGAAGATAAAGACACAAGTAGTGGGTTACTTAATTCTTTCTCTGATGTAGATTCTAACTATACTTTTAAACGAAGCAACAGTGCTTGCTTTACTATTAACTTAAAAACTGTGCTCTTGGGAACCTCTGAAGAGAAAGTGGATGGTTCTGcagctcttctttcttctgaagaAGATGCAGCTGACTGGCAATGTACTCATGGTTTTGAAGAAAAACTGGATGACACAGAAAGTGCGCAGAAACCACACTGCCGTAACAGCTCACGTGAATGGCAAAATTCCACTGGCTCTTCTGATGAGAGTGAATCATCAGATTCAGATATGAACCAAAAAACTGAATACATAAGGAGATGA